Proteins found in one Pediococcus claussenii ATCC BAA-344 genomic segment:
- the istB gene encoding IS21-like element helper ATPase IstB, with protein sequence MTTNNQILLNNLERLGLNKIREYLPNYLDQIHTDNLSLTEALIDLTNSELQNRHEGQIARAIGRARFPNTKSLDTFDFSFQPSMNRQEVLEFQNLAFMEKSENLIFIGNPGVGKTHLAISIGIEACKQGCRVLFINCHELLIRLRAAYEKGLLDRSLSRYSRYDLLIIDEIGYLPIGHQEANLLFQLVNARYEKHSTIITSNSDLSAWVDIFQNPTVTAAILDRLVHHVHVVKITGKSYRLRGLK encoded by the coding sequence ATGACCACTAATAATCAAATTCTTTTAAATAATCTTGAGCGCTTAGGGTTAAACAAAATCCGTGAATACTTGCCGAATTACCTTGATCAAATTCACACTGATAATCTGTCATTAACTGAGGCGCTAATTGATTTAACTAATTCGGAACTCCAGAATCGACACGAAGGTCAGATTGCACGGGCCATTGGCCGTGCTCGGTTCCCCAATACAAAATCCCTAGATACATTTGATTTTAGCTTTCAACCCAGTATGAATCGCCAAGAGGTTCTGGAATTCCAGAATCTGGCTTTTATGGAAAAGTCTGAAAACTTAATCTTTATTGGCAATCCGGGAGTCGGTAAAACCCACTTGGCAATTAGTATTGGGATTGAGGCCTGTAAACAGGGCTGTCGGGTTCTCTTTATTAATTGTCATGAGCTGTTGATTAGATTGAGAGCAGCTTACGAAAAAGGACTGCTTGATCGATCTCTAAGCCGCTATTCGCGCTATGACCTATTAATTATTGATGAAATTGGGTATTTGCCAATTGGTCACCAAGAAGCTAACCTCTTATTTCAGCTAGTCAATGCCCGCTATGAAAAGCATTCAACGATCATTACCAGCAATAGTGATCTATCCGCTTGGGTTGATATTTTCCAGAACCCAACTGTGACAGCAGCCATTCTCGATCGCTTGGTTCATCATGTTCACGTAGTGAAGATCACTGGTAAATCTTACCGATTACGTGGCCTCAAGTAA